The Palaemon carinicauda isolate YSFRI2023 chromosome 37, ASM3689809v2, whole genome shotgun sequence genome contains a region encoding:
- the LOC137629490 gene encoding uncharacterized protein isoform X1, with product MRTSVLFVAIALVCSVAANPEPHRRPSYGGVGVGGVRPVHGGVGGAFGGLGGVSGGVGAVHGVRPVHGGVRPVHGGVGGAFGGLGGVSGGVGAVHGVRPVHGVGSVHGGVRPVHTGAIGHGSYGK from the exons ATGCGTACCTCCGTACTG TTCGTCGCCATTGCTTTGGTATGCAGCGTAGCTGCCAATCCTGAACCTCACCGTCGCCCTAGCTATGGTGGCGTAGGAGTTGG TGGAGTCAGACCAGTTCATGGAGGAGTAGGAGGAGCTTTTGGTGGTTTAGGAGGAGTTAGTGGTGGAGTAGGAGCCGTCCATGGAGTGAGGCCAGTTCATGGAGGAGTGAGACCAGTTCACGGAGGAGTAGGAGGAGCTTTTGGTGGTTTGGGAGGAGTTAGTGGAGGAGTTGGAGCCGTCCATGGAGTGAGGCCAGTTCATGGAGTTGGATCTGTCCATGGTGGAGTCAGGCCTGTGCACACTGGGGCCATTGGCCACGGAAGCTATGGCAAATAG
- the LOC137629490 gene encoding uncharacterized protein isoform X2 → MRASVLFVAIVLVCSVAANPAPHRRPSYGGVGVGGVRPVHGGVGGAFGGLGGVSGGVGAVHGVRPVHGGVRPVHGGVGGGFGGFGGVSGGVGAVHGVRPVHGVGSVHGGVRPVHTGAIGHGSYGK, encoded by the exons ATGCGTGCCTCCGTACTG tTCGTCGCCATCGTTCTGGTATGCAGCGTAGCTGCCAATCCTGCACCTCATCGGCGCCCTAGCTATGGTGGTGTAGGAGTTGG TGGAGTCAGACCAGTTCATGGAGGAGTAGGAGGAGCTTTTGGTGGTTTAGGAGGAGTTAGTGGTGGAGTAGGAGCCGTCCATGGAGTGAGGCCAGTTCATGGAGGAGTGAGACCAGTTCacggaggagtaggaggaggtttTGGTGGTTTTGGAGGAGTTAGTGGAGGAGTTGGAGCCGTCCACGGAGTGAGGCCAGTTCATGGAGTTGGATCCGTCCATGGTGGAGTCAGGCCTGTGCACACTGGGGCCATTGGCCACGGAAGCTATGGCAAATAG
- the LOC137629491 gene encoding uncharacterized protein: MRASVLFVAIVLVCSVAANPAPHRRPSYGGVGVGGVRPVGGAFGGLGGVSGGVGAVHGVRPVHGGVRPVHGGVGGGFGGFGGVSGGVGAVHGVRPVHGVGSVHGVVRPVHTGAIGHGSYGK; this comes from the exons ATGCGTGCCTCCGTACTG tTCGTCGCCATCGTTCTGGTATGCAGCGTAGCTGCCAATCCTGCACCTCATCGGCGCCCTAGCTATGGTGGCGTAGGAGTTGG TGGAGTCAGACCAGTAGGAGGAGCTTTTGGTGGTTTAGGAGGAGTTAGTGGTGGAGTAGGAGCCGTCCATGGAGTGAGGCCAGTTCATGGAGGAGTGAGACCAGTTCacggaggagtaggaggaggtttTGGTGGTTTTGGAGGAGTTAGTGGAGGAGTTGGAGCCGTCCACGGAGTGAGGCCAGTTCATGGAGTTGGATCTGTCCATGGTGTTGTCAGGCCTGTGCACACTGGGGCCATTGGCCACGGAAGCTATGGCAAATAG
- the LOC137629490 gene encoding uncharacterized protein isoform X3 yields the protein MRASVLFVAIALVCSVAANPEPHRRPSYGGVGVGGVRPVHGGVGGAFGGLGGVSGGVGAVHGVRPVHGGVRPVHGGVGGAFGGLGGVSGGVGAVHGVRPVHGVGSVHGGVRPVHTGAIGHGSYGK from the exons ATGCGTGCCTCCGTACTG TTCGTCGCCATTGCTTTGGTATGCAGCGTAGCTGCCAATCCTGAACCTCACCGTCGCCCTAGCTATGGTGGCGTAGGAGTTGG TGGAGTCAGACCAGTTCATGGAGGAGTAGGAGGAGCTTTTGGTGGTTTAGGAGGAGTTAGTGGTGGAGTAGGAGCCGTCCATGGAGTGAGGCCAGTTCATGGAGGAGTGAGACCAGTTCACGGAGGAGTAGGAGGAGCTTTTGGTGGTTTGGGAGGAGTTAGTGGAGGAGTTGGAGCCGTCCATGGAGTGAGGCCAGTTCATGGAGTTGGATCTGTCCATGGTGGAGTCAGGCCTGTGCACACTGGGGCCATTGGCCACGGAAGCTATGGCAAATAG
- the LOC137629009 gene encoding uncharacterized protein encodes MRTSVLFVAIALVCSVAANPEPHRRPSYGGVGVGGVRPVHGGVGGAFGGLGGVSGGVGAVHGVRPVHGGVRPVHGGVGGAFGGLGGVSGGVGAVHGVRPVHGVGSVHGGVRPVHTGSFGHGSYGK; translated from the exons ATGCGTACCTCCGTACTG TTCGTCGCCATTGCTTTGGTATGCAGCGTAGCTGCCAATCCTGAACCTCACCGTCGCCCTAGCTATGGTGGCGTAGGAGTTGG TGGAGTCAGACCAGTTCATGGAGGAGTAGGAGGAGCTTTTGGTGGTTTAGGAGGAGTTAGTGGTGGAGTTGGAGCCGTCCATGGAGTGAGGCCAGTTCATGGAGGAGTGAGACCAGTTCACGGAGGAGTAGGAGGAGCTTTTGGTGGTTTAGGAGGAGTTAGTGGAGGAGTTGGAGCCGTCCATGGAGTGAGGCCAGTTCATGGAGTTGGATCTGTCCATGGTGGAGTCAGGCCTGTGCACACTGGGTCCTTTGGCCACGGAAGCTATGGCAAATAG